The DNA segment AGATTATACCATCACCTTGGTATTTAGTGAGCCGGCACGTGCCCGTAGTGCATACAAGATGACAATTATATCGACGACTTCCTGAAGAGATGCTCCGACGACAGCGGGTATCCTCCCAGTTGCCGCCAATAGCATCAAAAAGATGCTGAGGCCAATACCAATCAATACACTTCTCTTGGCAACTGATACGGTATGACGTGCAATTTTTATTGCGCTAACGAGACGCGATAATTGGTCGACCATGATGACGACATCGGCTGATTCACTCGCTGCAGTTGCCCCCCGTGCACCCATCGCGATACCGACATCACTCGCCGCTAGTACCGGTGCATCATTGACGCCATCTCCTGTCATCATAATTGGCCGAGGCTCAAAATCTCTTACAGCGGCAACCTTATCCTTGGGTAGACAATCCGCTCGTACATCGGTCATCCCCAGTTCAGCTGCAATAGCATACGCCGTTTCTGGGTGATCTCCCGTCAACATTACCACGTGCTTAACACCAAGCTGCCTTAATTGACGCAGCGTCTCGGCAGCATCCTGTCTCACTGTATCCTTATAGATAATCACTCCGAGGAGCTTATTGCTGCGAGCAACATAGGTCGCCGTACCTGGATATTCTGGTAATGAACATGCCGGCACGCCATGCTCTACTAGGAAGTTACGCCTACCAACCACAATCTTTTGATGACCAATGGTGCACAAAATCCCGCCGCCACTCACCTCTGAGATACCAGTTGCTGGTCTAATTTCGACCAAACGACGTGTTGCTTCAATTTGTATGGCACGCGCCGTGACGTGGCCAGACTGTTGTTCAGCACTTGCCGCGATCGCCAGCACCTCCTCTTTGTTTGTTGTTTTCTGCGGAATGATTTCTACCAACTCTAGCTCACCTTTTGTCAATGTACCGGTTTTGTCAAATGCCGCAGATCGAACTGTACTCAGCCGCTCAATACTGCTACCATTCTTCATAATTATTCCTTGTTTGGCGGCCCTGCTCATGCCACTAATGAAGGCAACCGGTGCCGCAAGGAGCAGTGGACAGGGTGTCGCAACTACCAAAACTTCTGCAAAACGGCGAGCATCTCCCGATAGCATCCAAGCAATCAAGGCAATCCCAATAGCGGCAAAGGTGAAGGGAACGGCATACCTATCGGCGAGCCGTACAAAAGGAGCCTTTGATTCGCTGGCCGCTTGCACTAGTGCTACGATCTGTGCATACTGACTATCGCTCGCACTCCGCTCGACCCTAATAGTGATGGGTGATTCGCCATTTACTGAACCGCTCAGCACGTTCTCTCCCTTTCCCATAGCAACAGGCTCACTTTCGCCAGTGATAGACGACTCATCAAGCATTGAGTTCCCCGATACAATAACTCCATCGACCGGTACAACCTCACCTGGACGCACTACAATCGTATCATTGGGTTGGACAGTCGTGACTGCGACATCACCGGTTGAACCATCAACCATTTGTTTGTGCGCGACCGTAGGCGCTCGAGTAATCAATGCCGATAGTTCACTTCGAGCTCTGGCGTTCGCAAAGGACTCAAGCGCCTCTCCGCCGACCATCATAATAACAATAACGATAGTTGCCCAATACTCACCGACTATAAGGGTACTCACGATCGCCATGACAGCAAGAATATCTACACCATAGCGACCTGCCATGATGTCTCTTATCATTCCCACGGCGAGAACGAGCGCTACCCCTAGGCTATACCATGTAATTGCCGCTTCACCAAGCGCAGCACGGCCAGCTAGATGAAGAAATCCGGCCGCAACAAGCACGCTAAGTGCGGCAATCAGAGCTGCCTGACGTCGGAATTCTGTAAGCAGCGTCATTCTTTCTCGCCTTGCGTTTCGGCTTGAGACTCTCCCCGCATCGCAATCACTTCGTTTTCTGACCGAAATACCTCTTCAACCTGACTGAGAGAGAGGCTAATGGTGCTCCCCGGTCCGACCAAACCACTCAACATTTGCTTGGCGACAGTACTCTCTACGGCCTTTTGAACAACTCGGCGCATCGGTCGGGCCCCAAGACGGGGATCGTATCCTTTTTCCACCAGAAATCGTTTTGCCTCATCACTCACTTCAACGCTTATTTTTTGTAAGGCAAGTGTTTTATTTACGTTTGCGAGGATGAGGTCAAATACTTGGAGCAACTCGTCTTTTGTGAACGGTCGAAATACGACGATCTCATCGAAACGGTTGAGAAACTCAGGCCGGAATTGTCGCGTATTTATTAGCTCATCGATAAGTTGTTCTTCAAACTGCTCAAGTTGATAGCCACGCCCAATATATTCCCTAATGCGCTCTGCTCCTGCGTTGCTAGTAGCAATGATGATGGCATCGCGGAAGCTCACCTCGCGATTCTTAATGTCACGGAGTATTCCTTCATCAAGTAGCTGTAGTAATGTCGTGAGTACTTCGGGCGCAGCTTTTTCGATCTCGTCAAGTAAAACGACGCTAAATGGTTGTTTCATGACTTCTGCGGTGAGACTGCTCGGATCATCGGCGCCGTCGGCGATCAGTCGGCTAACGTCTTCGGCTCTGACATATTCATTGAGATCAATTCGAATCATCCGCTCCTCGCCATTGAAATACACTGCCGCCAGGGCTTTGCTCAACTCAGTTTTACCAACTCCGGTTGGTCCCAAAAACAAGAATGTTCCGATGGGTCTATTTTGATTACGCACACCCGCTCTCGCCCGCCTCAGTGCATCACTTACTACAGAAACAGCACGTGATTGATTCACCATACGTTCATGGATGAGGGTCTCCATATGTAGCAATCGCTCTCGATCTTCCGTATCGCTTGCTACGCTTATCTTTACACCGATAGTTTTTTCGATGGCTTGCTGGACCGAGTTGATGGTTACGATACCTGATTCACTGTATGCTGCAGCGGATTCGAGTAGCTTGAGAGCGCGACCAGGCATGGCGAGATCGTGTACATAGCGCTCGCTCAGTCGATATGCCTCTTTCAATGCCTGGTACATATACGTGACATTACGCTGTATCTCCGTAAGTATTAGCTGCTCCTGCATAACGACAAGTGTTTCGTCCTCATCGGCAGGTTCAACGTTGATTCGATTGAGAGCATTGATAAGTGAGGGATTTCGCTGGCCTATCTTCAGGAATCGCTGCTCATCCATCGACAATATCACCCGCAGACGTCCTGCATCAAGGATCGGCAACAAGACATTTGTAAGATCAACCGATCCCATGCCCTCCTCAAAAAATAACTGTGCGTTATCGAGGCAGACAATAATGTTTTTTGCGTTATAAGCCTCACCAAGAACACGCATGATAAGGCTTTCCAGCTCGCCCCTCCCCGGAGCTGCAGCTATCAACGAAGCCGAATCAAGGATAAATACCTGCCTAAACTTGAGGGTATCTGGCAGTTTCGCCGACGCATCAAGCAGCCGCTCAGCAAAGGCATGAATGATCGTTGTTTTTCCTGCCCCGGCGACGCCGACAAGTGCTGCGTTTTGTCGACCCCCCGTGCCAAATGTTTCTATAAGCTGATCGATAGCCCGCGTATGAGAGTCGATGTCAACTGTCAATAGCCCGCTGCCGTTTCCTATTTGCTCACTGATATTCTGCCCAAACTTTGTAAGGAGTGGAATATAGCCAAACGTCCAGTCTCGCCCGATGCCGCCCGTTCGCCTTGCGCGTGAATGCTTCTGGACCAGTTTCCGCAAATGATCTTGCCAGCGTACGCCATCATCGAGATCCTCATCATCAAGATGAATCTGTGCAAGAATATCCTGGTACGCCGGGAACGATCTTATCAAGGCTACCGCAAGTACGCTGCCACTTAAATGATCAATGCTATTTTGTTTTCTTACTGACTCTGCTTGCTTCCAAAATTCAGCGGTATCCTTCTCTTCTTTTGAGGCAATCTGCTGAAGTAATCTTGGCGTCAGCCCAAGGCGTACCCCCATAAAGAGGCCGCTGTTGACTTGGCCCACCGCCGTCGCTATATCGAGAGGGGTGGGACGTTTTGGGAGACGACCCAAGATATCTGAGGAAAGCCAGGCTTCTACTCCCCCGTGGTGTGCTGAGGGAATATGACGGAGACCGTGAAGATACCACCAAACTAGCATGGCTGGCACGGCTACTAAACCAATGCACGTCCATCCTAGTGGAGTCGCGAGAAATAGAAGTAATACACCGAGGGCAAAGAGGATAGTTCCGATGACTATAATAACGATAATGGGCGCGCCTTCAAGCCGCACTCTAAGACGAGCTTCAGCGGCACGCGAGTGATAATAATCAAACGTCAGGTCTTCCATGGAATCCACCCTGCTAGTGTCATCACGAGCCCAACTGCTGGTAATAATGGGATGATCGACCATATCAACACTATTATCAACCCAGATAACGCCGCTATCAGAAGTGCAATTGCGCCAACGACAATCATGACGAGACGTACAATGGCACCAATGATACGTGACAGGAGGCGATCAAACCAAGCACGA comes from the Candidatus Saccharimonas aalborgensis genome and includes:
- a CDS encoding heavy metal translocating P-type ATPase codes for the protein MTLLTEFRRQAALIAALSVLVAAGFLHLAGRAALGEAAITWYSLGVALVLAVGMIRDIMAGRYGVDILAVMAIVSTLIVGEYWATIVIVIMMVGGEALESFANARARSELSALITRAPTVAHKQMVDGSTGDVAVTTVQPNDTIVVRPGEVVPVDGVIVSGNSMLDESSITGESEPVAMGKGENVLSGSVNGESPITIRVERSASDSQYAQIVALVQAASESKAPFVRLADRYAVPFTFAAIGIALIAWMLSGDARRFAEVLVVATPCPLLLAAPVAFISGMSRAAKQGIIMKNGSSIERLSTVRSAAFDKTGTLTKGELELVEIIPQKTTNKEEVLAIAASAEQQSGHVTARAIQIEATRRLVEIRPATGISEVSGGGILCTIGHQKIVVGRRNFLVEHGVPACSLPEYPGTATYVARSNKLLGVIIYKDTVRQDAAETLRQLRQLGVKHVVMLTGDHPETAYAIAAELGMTDVRADCLPKDKVAAVRDFEPRPIMMTGDGVNDAPVLAASDVGIAMGARGATAASESADVVIMVDQLSRLVSAIKIARHTVSVAKRSVLIGIGLSIFLMLLAATGRIPAVVGASLQEVVDIIVILYALRARAGSLNTKVMV
- a CDS encoding AAA family ATPase, which encodes MEDLTFDYYHSRAAEARLRVRLEGAPIIVIIVIGTILFALGVLLLFLATPLGWTCIGLVAVPAMLVWWYLHGLRHIPSAHHGGVEAWLSSDILGRLPKRPTPLDIATAVGQVNSGLFMGVRLGLTPRLLQQIASKEEKDTAEFWKQAESVRKQNSIDHLSGSVLAVALIRSFPAYQDILAQIHLDDEDLDDGVRWQDHLRKLVQKHSRARRTGGIGRDWTFGYIPLLTKFGQNISEQIGNGSGLLTVDIDSHTRAIDQLIETFGTGGRQNAALVGVAGAGKTTIIHAFAERLLDASAKLPDTLKFRQVFILDSASLIAAAPGRGELESLIMRVLGEAYNAKNIIVCLDNAQLFFEEGMGSVDLTNVLLPILDAGRLRVILSMDEQRFLKIGQRNPSLINALNRINVEPADEDETLVVMQEQLILTEIQRNVTYMYQALKEAYRLSERYVHDLAMPGRALKLLESAAAYSESGIVTINSVQQAIEKTIGVKISVASDTEDRERLLHMETLIHERMVNQSRAVSVVSDALRRARAGVRNQNRPIGTFLFLGPTGVGKTELSKALAAVYFNGEERMIRIDLNEYVRAEDVSRLIADGADDPSSLTAEVMKQPFSVVLLDEIEKAAPEVLTTLLQLLDEGILRDIKNREVSFRDAIIIATSNAGAERIREYIGRGYQLEQFEEQLIDELINTRQFRPEFLNRFDEIVVFRPFTKDELLQVFDLILANVNKTLALQKISVEVSDEAKRFLVEKGYDPRLGARPMRRVVQKAVESTVAKQMLSGLVGPGSTISLSLSQVEEVFRSENEVIAMRGESQAETQGEKE